Proteins found in one Chloroflexota bacterium genomic segment:
- the paaA gene encoding 1,2-phenylacetyl-CoA epoxidase subunit A yields the protein MTDPLALDPVLPERERAAPRRPDESSAEHDERHERFVARVQAGGTVEATDWMPDEYRQGVLRFVEMHANSELMGVLPEREWILRAPTLRRKLALTAKIQDEVGHAQLLYRVAEDLGKSREAMIEDLLAGRTKFHNVFHYPTRTWADVGIIAWLIDAAAIVAQQALRDSSYGPYARTMRKICWEESVHIMHGRDVVVTLMAGTAVQRAMVQEALDRWWGPLMQMHGPRTPREQDRDLYWRIKAKTSEELRQEFLSIYVPRLLELGLTLPDPELRSDSGTGEWRYSEPDWAELRTVVTNHGPMSAERLAFRRAAWDESAWVRTAILAAPVAAA from the coding sequence ATGACGGATCCCCTCGCCCTCGATCCCGTGCTGCCCGAGCGGGAGCGGGCGGCGCCGCGGCGGCCGGACGAATCGTCGGCGGAGCACGACGAACGCCACGAGCGGTTCGTCGCCCGCGTCCAGGCGGGTGGCACGGTCGAGGCGACCGACTGGATGCCGGACGAATACCGTCAGGGCGTGCTCCGCTTCGTCGAGATGCACGCGAACAGCGAGCTCATGGGCGTCCTTCCGGAGCGTGAATGGATCCTTCGCGCCCCCACCCTCCGCCGCAAGCTCGCCCTCACGGCGAAGATCCAGGACGAGGTCGGCCACGCCCAGCTTCTGTACCGGGTGGCCGAGGATCTCGGCAAGTCGCGCGAGGCGATGATAGAGGACCTGCTCGCCGGGCGGACGAAGTTTCACAACGTCTTCCACTACCCGACCCGAACGTGGGCCGATGTCGGGATCATCGCCTGGCTCATCGATGCGGCGGCGATCGTCGCCCAGCAGGCGCTCCGGGACAGCAGCTACGGGCCGTACGCCCGGACGATGCGGAAGATCTGCTGGGAGGAGTCGGTCCACATCATGCACGGACGGGACGTCGTCGTGACGCTCATGGCCGGCACGGCGGTGCAGCGGGCGATGGTCCAGGAAGCCCTCGATCGGTGGTGGGGTCCGCTCATGCAGATGCATGGCCCACGCACGCCGCGCGAGCAGGATCGCGACCTGTACTGGCGGATCAAGGCGAAGACCTCCGAGGAGCTCCGCCAGGAATTCCTCTCGATCTACGTGCCGAGATTGCTCGAGCTCGGCCTCACGCTCCCCGATCCCGAGCTCCGATCCGACAGCGGGACGGGCGAGTGGCGCTACAGCGAGCCGGACTGGGCCGAACTCCGCACGGTCGTCACGAACCATGGCCCGATGTCCGCCGAACGGCTCGCCTTCCGCCGCGCGGCATGGGACGAGTCGGCCTGGGTGCGGACCGCGATCCTCGCCGCGCCGGTCGCGGCAGCGTGA